Proteins encoded within one genomic window of Bacillota bacterium:
- a CDS encoding acyl-CoA/acyl-ACP dehydrogenase, which produces MNLTDIFTRPLEYLSPLDELLGKVVRDWAENEVIPYRRKFDEDWEEHKIIGPAFDRLMGVLGVQRVLFPEDLGGWGLGHSQYTATASYRLFEEVARADSAMAVALGVVYWPLTMICNEPHVNRRLCEEFAPLFCETDKAVFAANAMTEPQGGADIENMDIIKGSTIETSAVLEGDEWVINGHKLWPTNSGGIANLFGVVCSTNTGSTDLKDFAFIFVPADTPGVTQGGPYQKAGMAADMNGDIWFEDVRVPAYYRACGPGDDYLYFKEVISFGNMGSISFVSGAMMNVYERLYEFSNSHYFKGLPLKEHDAIAGVLADIARDIEIIRIIGYQYARMLDRPDLYGARWDDEVVAKGRAYKYFACDRAMESVGKAMNLMESYGSDRNWDIEKHWRDLKIVQLWMGGKQLCQMETARLFFNSKTL; this is translated from the coding sequence ATGAATCTCACTGACATTTTTACCAGGCCGCTCGAGTACCTTTCCCCCCTTGATGAGCTGCTGGGGAAGGTTGTCAGGGATTGGGCGGAAAATGAAGTGATCCCCTATCGGCGTAAATTCGATGAGGATTGGGAGGAGCATAAAATAATAGGACCCGCATTTGATCGGCTGATGGGTGTGCTGGGTGTACAACGGGTATTGTTCCCGGAAGATCTGGGGGGATGGGGTTTGGGACATTCCCAGTATACTGCAACTGCCTCTTACCGCTTGTTTGAAGAGGTGGCCCGTGCAGATTCTGCCATGGCGGTGGCCCTTGGTGTAGTGTACTGGCCGTTGACCATGATCTGCAATGAACCCCATGTAAACCGTCGGCTTTGCGAGGAATTTGCACCTCTGTTCTGTGAAACCGACAAAGCTGTTTTTGCTGCCAATGCCATGACTGAACCGCAAGGGGGCGCTGATATAGAAAACATGGACATAATCAAGGGCAGCACCATCGAGACTTCAGCCGTGCTGGAAGGTGATGAATGGGTTATCAACGGGCACAAGTTATGGCCAACCAACAGCGGGGGTATAGCAAATCTGTTCGGGGTGGTCTGCAGTACCAATACCGGATCAACCGACCTGAAGGATTTTGCTTTTATCTTCGTGCCGGCTGACACCCCGGGGGTTACCCAGGGGGGGCCTTACCAGAAGGCAGGTATGGCCGCCGATATGAACGGGGACATCTGGTTCGAGGATGTCCGTGTTCCGGCTTATTACCGGGCTTGTGGGCCGGGAGATGATTACCTTTATTTTAAAGAAGTTATCTCTTTCGGAAACATGGGCAGCATTTCATTTGTCAGTGGTGCCATGATGAATGTTTACGAAAGACTGTATGAATTCTCCAATTCGCATTATTTCAAAGGGCTGCCCCTGAAAGAGCATGATGCTATCGCCGGTGTTCTGGCGGACATAGCCAGGGATATAGAAATTATCAGGATCATTGGATATCAATATGCCCGCATGCTTGATCGTCCCGATCTGTACGGGGCACGCTGGGATGATGAAGTAGTAGCCAAGGGGCGTGCCTACAAATATTTTGCCTGTGATCGTGCCATGGAGAGTGTAGGCAAGGCCATGAATCTGATGGAATCGTATGGAAGTGATCGTAACTGGGATATCGAAAAGCACTGGAGGGACCTGAAGATTGTCCAGCTATGGATGGGGGGGAAACAGCTCTGCCAGATGGAAACGGCGCGGCTGTTTTTCAACAGTAAAACACTTTGA